From a region of the Desulfuromonas sp. KJ2020 genome:
- a CDS encoding cytochrome c biogenesis CcdA family protein, protein MESLFVALNQAVTGSPLLALAAALVWGVLSVVLSPCHLASIPLIVGFIDGQGRMTTKRAFLISTLFAFGILLTIALIGVITASAGRMMGDLGPWANWFVAGIFILVGLHLLDFIPMPWSGPGQVGMARKGMLAAFLLGLIFGIALGPCTFAYMAPMLGVAFGLAADNMLYGTSLLLAYGIGHCAVIVLAGTFTEIIQRYLDWNEKSKGAVILKKICGILVIAGGLWLIYSAPF, encoded by the coding sequence ATGGAATCCCTCTTTGTCGCCCTTAATCAAGCGGTCACCGGCTCGCCGCTGCTCGCCCTTGCGGCCGCGCTGGTCTGGGGCGTTCTCAGTGTCGTTCTTTCCCCCTGCCATCTGGCCAGCATTCCCCTGATTGTCGGCTTTATCGACGGCCAGGGAAGGATGACCACGAAGAGGGCTTTTCTCATCTCCACCCTGTTCGCTTTCGGCATCCTGCTCACCATCGCCTTGATCGGAGTCATCACCGCCTCCGCTGGACGCATGATGGGCGATCTTGGACCCTGGGCCAACTGGTTCGTCGCCGGCATCTTTATCCTGGTCGGACTGCACCTGCTCGACTTTATCCCCATGCCCTGGTCGGGACCCGGCCAGGTCGGGATGGCGCGCAAAGGGATGCTGGCGGCGTTCCTGCTCGGTCTCATTTTCGGTATCGCCCTCGGACCCTGCACCTTTGCCTACATGGCCCCGATGCTCGGCGTCGCCTTCGGCCTGGCCGCCGACAACATGCTATACGGAACATCGCTCCTGCTCGCCTACGGCATCGGTCACTGTGCCGTGATCGTGCTGGCGGGCACCTTCACCGAAATTATCCAGCGTTACCTGGACTGGAACGAAAAATCCAAAGGGGCGGTCATCCTTAAAAAGATTTGCGGTATTCTCGTGATAGCGGGCGGCCTGTGGCTCATCTACAGCGCCCCCTTTTAA
- a CDS encoding co-chaperone YbbN, whose amino-acid sequence MSIRTLFVAAFTVFFVLSLTACNKADSAGSRPDTAPAPGVATGVPRLVDLGADKCIPCKMMAPILDELEKEYAGRMDVVFIDVWKNREEATRYGVQLIPTQIFYGPDGKELHRHQGFIGKEDILATWKQLGYNF is encoded by the coding sequence ATGTCCATCCGCACCCTTTTTGTCGCGGCTTTCACAGTCTTTTTTGTCCTGAGCCTAACCGCTTGCAACAAGGCTGATTCCGCCGGATCCCGACCGGATACAGCCCCTGCCCCCGGGGTGGCGACCGGTGTGCCGCGCCTCGTTGATCTGGGCGCCGACAAATGCATTCCCTGCAAAATGATGGCGCCGATTCTGGATGAGCTGGAAAAGGAGTATGCCGGTCGGATGGACGTGGTGTTCATCGACGTCTGGAAGAACCGGGAGGAGGCCACCCGCTACGGGGTTCAGCTCATCCCCACGCAGATTTTTTACGGTCCCGACGGCAAGGAACTTCACCGGCATCAGGGCTTTATCGGCAAGGAAGACATCCTCGCTACCTGGAAACAACTCGGCTACAATTTCTAA
- a CDS encoding rhodanese-like domain-containing protein: MKTWTRYTLMLLGATLLFTTTTLAAETISLEDYLLNYTYESRKDMKATSRQVIDWVEDGKAVLVDIRFKEEQQTWGVNFGLKIPLSELPKRLAELPKDKIIVAACPHKDRAIIAMVYLRTQGYKARYLTDGLIGLMENLRGEDALYFQELLKTP; encoded by the coding sequence ATGAAAACCTGGACAAGGTACACCCTGATGCTCCTCGGTGCGACTCTTCTATTCACCACCACAACGCTGGCGGCCGAGACCATCTCGCTTGAGGATTATCTTCTTAACTACACCTATGAATCCCGCAAGGACATGAAGGCAACCAGCAGGCAGGTGATCGACTGGGTCGAGGATGGCAAGGCCGTACTGGTCGATATCCGCTTCAAGGAAGAACAGCAGACCTGGGGTGTCAACTTCGGTTTGAAGATTCCCCTGAGCGAATTGCCAAAACGGTTGGCCGAACTGCCCAAAGACAAGATTATTGTCGCCGCCTGCCCCCATAAGGACCGGGCCATCATCGCCATGGTCTACCTGCGCACCCAGGGCTATAAGGCCCGCTACCTCACCGACGGTCTGATCGGACTGATGGAAAACCTGCGCGGAGAAGACGCGCTTTATTTTCAAGAACTACTGAAAACGCCATAG
- a CDS encoding permease, protein MNWKQEWKPLAAIVAVFAACYWLPVDWLQASRRVENALWESLHLVKWYAQEHVLLCLVPAFFIAGAVGVFVSQAAVMKYLGPKANKPLAYGVASVSGTILAVCSCTILPLFAGIYRMGAGLGPASAFLYSGPAINILAIVLTGAVLGPEMGLARAVGAVTFAIVIGLLMHLIFRKEELAKIDAAAAMPEPEVARPLWQNGLYFASMVGILVFANWGKPADPVGLWQALYEGKWIITSLFSLALAAILVAWFHVSPVRMLMAALPVVVLALAFPEQPILAFVAGFLGLSVLTANGKDEEGELQEWFSTSWDFAKKILPLLFWGVLVAGALLGRPDHEGLIPSGWIASLVGGNSLWANLFASVVGAFMYFATLTEVPILQGLIGAGMGKGPALALLLAGPALSLPNMLVIRSVMGTKKTVVFVSLVITMATISGLLYGAIF, encoded by the coding sequence ATGAACTGGAAACAGGAATGGAAGCCCCTGGCCGCCATCGTCGCGGTCTTTGCCGCCTGCTACTGGCTGCCGGTGGACTGGCTGCAGGCCAGTCGCCGGGTTGAGAACGCCCTGTGGGAATCGTTGCATCTGGTTAAATGGTATGCCCAGGAACACGTTCTTCTCTGCCTGGTCCCGGCCTTTTTCATTGCCGGTGCCGTTGGCGTCTTCGTCAGCCAGGCGGCGGTGATGAAATATCTCGGTCCCAAAGCCAACAAACCCCTGGCCTACGGCGTCGCCTCCGTTTCTGGCACCATCCTGGCGGTCTGTTCCTGCACCATCTTGCCTCTCTTCGCCGGCATCTACCGCATGGGGGCGGGACTCGGTCCGGCCAGCGCCTTTCTCTATTCCGGCCCGGCCATCAATATCCTGGCCATTGTGCTGACCGGGGCTGTGCTCGGCCCTGAAATGGGCCTGGCCCGTGCCGTGGGCGCCGTGACCTTCGCCATTGTCATCGGCCTTCTCATGCACCTCATTTTCCGCAAGGAAGAGCTGGCCAAAATTGACGCGGCCGCCGCCATGCCCGAGCCCGAAGTGGCGCGCCCCCTCTGGCAGAACGGCCTCTACTTCGCCAGCATGGTCGGCATTCTCGTCTTCGCCAACTGGGGGAAGCCCGCCGACCCCGTCGGCCTGTGGCAGGCCCTTTATGAAGGCAAATGGATCATCACCTCCTTGTTCAGCCTAGCCCTTGCAGCTATTTTGGTAGCTTGGTTTCATGTGAGCCCGGTGCGGATGCTTATGGCCGCCTTGCCCGTCGTTGTCCTGGCCCTTGCCTTTCCAGAGCAGCCGATCCTCGCTTTTGTCGCCGGTTTCCTCGGCCTCTCCGTCCTCACCGCTAACGGCAAGGATGAAGAGGGCGAACTCCAGGAGTGGTTCTCTACCAGTTGGGATTTTGCCAAGAAGATTTTACCTCTGCTTTTCTGGGGCGTGCTGGTGGCCGGCGCCCTGCTCGGTCGCCCTGACCATGAGGGCCTTATTCCTTCTGGCTGGATTGCCAGTCTGGTGGGGGGCAACTCGCTCTGGGCAAACCTCTTTGCCTCTGTGGTCGGCGCCTTCATGTATTTCGCCACCCTGACGGAAGTCCCCATTCTGCAGGGTTTGATCGGCGCCGGCATGGGCAAAGGGCCGGCTCTCGCCCTGCTGCTGGCCGGCCCGGCGCTCTCGCTGCCGAACATGCTCGTCATTCGCAGCGTCATGGGTACGAAAAAAACCGTGGTTTTCGTTAGTCTGGTCATCACCATGGCCACCATTTCTGGCCTGCTTTACGGCGCCATCTTTTAG
- a CDS encoding helix-turn-helix domain-containing protein: protein MDQRIISTQHLGEALRAARKKMGITQQQAAKSVGLDQPSMSKIERGESKARIDTLFRLLAALDLELILQPRQKSLDENEGDRW, encoded by the coding sequence ATGGACCAAAGAATCATTTCAACACAACACTTGGGAGAGGCGCTTCGGGCTGCCAGGAAGAAGATGGGGATAACCCAACAGCAGGCCGCCAAGTCGGTGGGTCTGGATCAACCTTCGATGTCGAAGATCGAGCGGGGGGAATCGAAGGCGCGCATCGACACGCTCTTCCGGCTGTTGGCGGCCCTGGATCTTGAGCTGATCCTTCAGCCACGGCAAAAATCGCTGGACGAGAACGAAGGAGACCGCTGGTAA
- a CDS encoding thioredoxin family protein: MKKIQILGTGCAKCNELAANAKEAAQTLGEEVEFEKVTTINEIMTFGCMTTPGLAIDGKVVSQGKVLKPEQIMKLLQA, translated from the coding sequence ATGAAAAAAATCCAGATTCTCGGCACCGGCTGTGCCAAATGCAACGAATTGGCCGCCAACGCCAAAGAAGCCGCGCAGACTCTGGGCGAAGAAGTCGAGTTTGAAAAGGTCACGACCATCAACGAGATCATGACCTTCGGCTGCATGACCACGCCAGGTCTCGCCATCGACGGCAAAGTCGTTTCTCAGGGCAAGGTACTCAAGCCCGAGCAGATCATGAAACTCCTGCAAGCCTGA
- a CDS encoding type II toxin-antitoxin system HipA family toxin, whose amino-acid sequence MGRKRIAAEMFIFMNGQKVGRLLQNAAGKLEMTYAEEWLGAEARRPLSLSLPLSSQKHSGLVVENFFDNLLPDSQPIRNRIQARFGARTNRSFDLLWHIGRECVGALQLFPEDAAMDVRRVDGEPLTEARIAETLRNYRTMPLGMGTDTEFRISMAGAQEKTALLHLDGGWHRPQGATPTTHIFKLPIGRIEHSNMDLSDSVENEWLCHLILKAYGIPVAGAEMATFDGVKALVVERFDRRWAEDRSWIIRLPQEDMCQALGVPPALKYESDGGPGIGRIMELLFGSSEGLADRRTFMTLQVIFWLLGAIDGHAKNFSIFLLPGGAFRLTPAYDILSAYPLVAKRQLEQPNLRMAMAVNGRNRHYAWARILHRHWLGTAQACRLPAEEMETIVGDLLDRMDEVIQTVTEQLPPSFPADTAGPILDGMREARDRLIRSQPQKD is encoded by the coding sequence ATGGGGCGCAAACGGATCGCCGCAGAGATGTTCATCTTCATGAACGGCCAGAAGGTGGGCAGACTGCTCCAGAATGCGGCCGGCAAACTGGAAATGACCTATGCCGAGGAATGGCTGGGCGCCGAAGCCCGCCGCCCACTTTCCCTCTCCTTGCCGTTGAGCAGCCAGAAGCACTCGGGTTTGGTGGTCGAGAACTTCTTCGACAACCTGCTACCGGACAGCCAGCCGATCCGGAACCGCATCCAGGCACGGTTCGGCGCGAGAACGAACAGGAGCTTCGATCTGTTATGGCACATCGGCCGGGAGTGCGTTGGCGCCCTACAGCTCTTTCCAGAGGATGCCGCCATGGATGTCCGCAGAGTTGACGGGGAGCCGCTCACGGAGGCGCGGATCGCAGAGACGTTGCGCAACTACAGGACCATGCCTCTGGGCATGGGCACGGACACCGAGTTTCGCATCTCGATGGCGGGGGCACAGGAGAAGACGGCCCTGCTTCACCTGGACGGCGGGTGGCATCGGCCACAGGGGGCCACCCCAACCACTCACATCTTCAAGCTACCGATCGGCCGTATCGAACACAGCAACATGGATCTGAGCGACAGCGTCGAAAACGAGTGGCTCTGCCATCTGATCCTGAAGGCCTACGGAATTCCGGTCGCGGGCGCCGAGATGGCAACTTTCGACGGCGTAAAGGCATTAGTAGTCGAAAGATTCGACCGTCGCTGGGCAGAGGACCGCTCCTGGATTATCCGCCTGCCGCAGGAGGACATGTGCCAGGCCCTGGGCGTACCTCCTGCATTGAAATACGAAAGCGATGGCGGGCCCGGCATCGGGAGAATCATGGAACTCCTCTTCGGGTCCAGTGAGGGACTTGCCGACAGACGCACATTCATGACTTTGCAAGTCATATTCTGGTTGCTCGGCGCCATTGACGGCCACGCGAAGAACTTCAGCATTTTCCTGCTTCCCGGAGGAGCTTTCCGGCTCACTCCCGCCTACGACATCCTATCTGCCTACCCCCTCGTCGCCAAACGGCAACTGGAACAGCCCAATCTGAGGATGGCCATGGCCGTGAATGGAAGGAACCGGCACTATGCCTGGGCAAGAATCCTGCATCGCCACTGGCTGGGAACGGCTCAAGCCTGCCGACTCCCCGCAGAAGAGATGGAGACCATTGTCGGCGACCTCCTGGACAGGATGGACGAGGTGATCCAGACTGTTACGGAACAGCTACCCCCTTCTTTTCCTGCCGATACCGCAGGCCCAATCCTGGATGGGATGAGGGAAGCGCGCGACCGCCTCATCCGCTCCCAACCGCAAAAGGATTAA